The nucleotide window GCAGGCCATCGGGCTGGTCGGGATCCGTGGGCGCAAAACTGAGCAGCGCGGGAAAGTCCGTTCCGTCGTTGCGTCTCAGGGTGGCTTCCATGGTTACGGTGCCTGCATCGTCTCCGGCCTCTTCACGAATGCGGCCAACCCGTTCGAACTCTTCATCCGAAGAGAACATGACGCGAGTAGATTTTCCCACAAGCTCGCTCTCTGCATATCCCAAAAGCTTGCAGGTCTGGCCGCTGATCTGGCGAAAGACACGCCCCTCGACCACGCCGAGTCCCACGGGAGCGGCTTCAAAGATGCTGCGCATCCGGGCAGCGCTTCGGGAAAGCTTGCTCTCTGCACGCTTGAGGCCCGAGATGTCGATGAGCGTAATGACCAGCCCGGATGACTGGGAGCTGTCAATCCGGTACGGCAGCACGCGCATGAGAAACCACTCGCCCTCAATCGTGGTCACTTCCCGCTCAAGAGATTTCTCCGTGGTAAGAACTTCTTCTGCCACTTCAAGCGGGTCCGCTTTCAGGTCATGCGAAATATGAGACAGCGGTCGCCCGATATCCCCCTGCACGAGCCGGAATATCCGCGTGGATTCCGGGGTGTACTTTCGAACCTCCAGATTCTCGTCCAGGAAAAGCGTCGGGATTCTTGTCGCGGCCATGAGGTTGTCGAGGTCGTTGGTCATTTCGGTCAACTCAAGAATCTTCGTCTGATACTCCGCGTTGACCGTATGCAGTTCCTCGTTGACCGATTGCAACTCCTCGTTGGTGCTTTGCAGCTCCTCGTTGCTAGCCAACAGCTCCTCGTTAGTGGCCTGAAGTTCCTCATTGGATGTTTCGAGTTCCTCCACAGTGGCTTGCAGATTCTCGCTCTTGAATTGCAGCTCCTGCTCCAGATCCTTGATGCGCTGCTCCGCCTCCTGATTGATGTCGAAATCCCGAACGTTTTCCGGGCAGACATCCTCGGGCTTGACCTGTTCGCGCAGAAAAATGGCGGCAAGATCAAGCTGGCCGGGCATGCTGGACATGGGATGAATGCCCAGTTCGACCATGCGCTGATCCCCATCGTTGCCAAGGCGGATATTGCCGTATCGCAGACTCTCCCCCGTCTTGAAGACGCGTTGCAGCCCCGTGGCCAGCGGAATGGCCAACTCCCGCTCCGCCATTTTGGTCACGTCGTTCACCTGTCTGCCTGCCGGCGGTCTGAGATACCCCGAAGCATCCCCTGCCAGATGAATCAGCTCCAGGTTTTCATTGACCACGGCCGCAAGCGAGGAAAACTCGGAGGACATCCGCTGCAGCAACTGCTCCTGAATCCTCTCTTCGGTTCTGGAGGTCGCGCGGTTCGGAGCCTTGACCTGAAAACTCGGTTTCTGAACGGCCTCCGGAATACTGACCGGCTGCTTCGCGAGACTTGAAGCCCGCCCGGTTCCCCGGGAGCGGAACACCTTGCATTTGTGGCTCAGTGTTTCGAAATGTTTGGCTGCCTCGCCCATGGTTTCGCTGGTGCCCAGCAGAAGCAACCCACCGGGCCGCAGGGAGAAGTTGAAATGATCGACGACCTTTTCCTGAAGCACGGGCTGAAGATAGATCATCAGGTTGCGGCAGCTGATGAGGTCGATGTTGGTGAACGGCGGGTCCTTGATGAGATTGTGCTGGGCGAAGACCACCATCTCGCGCGTCTTGCGGTCCACCTGAAAATGATCGTCGCGCCGGATGAAATAGCGCGAGAGTATGCCTTCCGGAAGATCGGCGGCAATGCTCTCGGGATACAGGCCATTGCCTGCAAAAACGATGGCATCGCGGTCGATGTCTGTGGCGAATATCTTGACGTTCACCGCACGGCCGGATTCGCGCTGGGCCTCTTGGGCGAGTATCGCCAGCGTATACGCTTCCTCCCCGGTGGAGCAGCCGGCCACCCAGAACCGCAGCTCCGAGGTCTCGCTGTGCTCCATGAGGTCCGGCAGCCAGTTTTCCTGCAACTGATAAAAGACGGTCTCATCACGGAAAAAACTGGTCACGCCGATGAGCAACTCCCGGTAGAGCGTGGTCAGCTCGCCGGGTCTCGACTGAAGAAACTCCGCATACTCCCTGATGTCGGATATCTGGTTCACCGTTAGCCTGCGCTGGATGCGGCGCATGACGGTGCTCTGCTTGTAGTACGTGAAGTC belongs to Desulfovibrio oxyclinae DSM 11498 and includes:
- a CDS encoding chemotaxis protein CheB, encoding MSQSDDTQGNAPTYYVGIGASAGGLEALDTFFTHMPTDSGMAFIVIQHLSPDHKSLMVELLSKRTSMPVKRAEEGMRVEPDTVYLIPPKKELRIFHGKLVLRDFQQRHVPNLPIDTFFLSLAEDAGERAVGIILSGTGSDGVRGVRALKEYGGMVLVQDSESARFDGMPSAAKSTGLVDIDLPPEQMPEKLVSFISHPVNRAAGAESPVVQDDDGVARIFSMLREKTKVDFTYYKQSTVMRRIQRRLTVNQISDIREYAEFLQSRPGELTTLYRELLIGVTSFFRDETVFYQLQENWLPDLMEHSETSELRFWVAGCSTGEEAYTLAILAQEAQRESGRAVNVKIFATDIDRDAIVFAGNGLYPESIAADLPEGILSRYFIRRDDHFQVDRKTREMVVFAQHNLIKDPPFTNIDLISCRNLMIYLQPVLQEKVVDHFNFSLRPGGLLLLGTSETMGEAAKHFETLSHKCKVFRSRGTGRASSLAKQPVSIPEAVQKPSFQVKAPNRATSRTEERIQEQLLQRMSSEFSSLAAVVNENLELIHLAGDASGYLRPPAGRQVNDVTKMAERELAIPLATGLQRVFKTGESLRYGNIRLGNDGDQRMVELGIHPMSSMPGQLDLAAIFLREQVKPEDVCPENVRDFDINQEAEQRIKDLEQELQFKSENLQATVEELETSNEELQATNEELLASNEELQSTNEELQSVNEELHTVNAEYQTKILELTEMTNDLDNLMAATRIPTLFLDENLEVRKYTPESTRIFRLVQGDIGRPLSHISHDLKADPLEVAEEVLTTEKSLEREVTTIEGEWFLMRVLPYRIDSSQSSGLVITLIDISGLKRAESKLSRSAARMRSIFEAAPVGLGVVEGRVFRQISGQTCKLLGYAESELVGKSTRVMFSSDEEFERVGRIREEAGDDAGTVTMEATLRRNDGTDFPALLSFAPTDPDQPDGLQAFAVWDTTRKRRQEKELRRMTDLLNATQSLVSVGGWEWDVERESMFWTDEVYRIHGMNPEEVPGGSSEHIDRSLSCYRQQDVPVIREAFRKCVEEGVPYDLEFPFTDLNGRSTTIRTTASPVLDNGKVLKVIGNIMDIGEQDSGSAEESTG